The sequence ACCTCtagctccttctgtttgccagctgtggatccagtgatttaattaagtcccaccctgaatggctggggtaacacctccctggaaattatccaaacaacCATCTTgcccacatttgattgagtcacatctccatggaaacactcaatcaatagattccaacttaatcaacactaagatgtctgcttccacaagaatgcatcaaagaacatggcattttgagggacataatacatccaaactagcacagtgaagagaaataaaattatgaaaatgaggTCCTGGTTCAATTCCTTAATTCCATATAAGGATTTACTTGTAGGGAGATCAATGGTGATGTAAGCAAGATTCATTTATGAGTAAATCATTGCTTGTCTAAGTATGCCAAAAAACTTGGAAGGTACTAAGTTTAATTGTTCCAGATTCTCTATCTCCAtcaactttttcattttcttcattggctgtgacatttcttcctttctcagttTGTCAAGATAAGAAAAGGAGATCAGTAAGTTGAGAGAAAATTGATTCAGAAGAGGTTATTTTCAAGATGGAACagataaaaatgattttagatGATGAGGAGATGGACTGTGAAAAGAGGGAGGGGTCTTAAGATGGCTGCTGGGTGGCCAGTGACtaactgatgaagaaactgacagTCAGATACACTAAATGATTTCCTCATGTCACTAGTGGGTGGTGGAGTCAAGATTCCAGTTGGAGCCGTTAGATGCCAGAGCCTTTCCTCTTAATAAACTGAGAGAATATTTTGGTGAGGATGTTTCACAGAATCAACAACTGTTGAGACTGAACCAAatctgcaaaaaaagaaaagatgtggaGTGGGCTGCTACCTCCTGGCCTAAATGAAAGTGATGTTGAGTCAAACTCTGAAGATGAAGCCATAGTAGAGAACTCTGGATTTAACTTACAGGAAGATAAAGAATATCAGGCCACTAGAAAATTAGAAATCTTAGAGTTCCCTACAAATGGACCAAAAACTGAAACAGAGGCAAATGTAAATGCATATGAAGAGTGTCCATCTGGAATTTCATTAAATATGTGGAATAAATTTCAAGAATTGCATAAAAAACATTCAGAACAGGAAAACTCAGCCTCAAGattcaggaggaaaaaaagaaaacactccaGGAAAGATAAATTGAACAATGGAGAGACATCTCATAGTGAACACTTACCAAATGAAATCCAGTGGAAGGAACTCACTCAGTATTTTGGAGTCAATGAAAGGTTTGACCCccctgtaaaaaagaaaaaaattgagaagtcAGGTCTTGAAAAGAGCATAGACCAGGCTGTGGAAGAGTGGAATATTGAGAAAGCCGAGGAACTCAGCAACCAGCTAGCTACTCGAGAGCTTGGTGTAAAAATTGCCAAAGCTGTTGCCTGCCACAATTTTGTAAAAGCCAAGAAGGCTGCTGAAAATTCACAGGTTgttcagaaaaagaagaaacttgcATGGGGGTTTGAAGCAAAGAAGAGATGGGAAACCAAAAACAACATGGAATATATGTAACTTGCCAGGGGTCTTGAAGACATTTTCTAGACCTAAGTGCTAAATTTACTGAAAATACTTTGCTGCTTATGTTAAATGTCAGGAAATTGATAAAAGATGAAAGATGCATAAAATTTGGGAGTTGATTATCAAgtcttttcagtctttttctaaGGGGTTTATCCTATTGAAGTGCATGAAATGGAGCATTCTGTTATTTATATGAGAAATCTAAGCATGtatgcaagaaaaaatgaaaggagcTTTATTATTTACTTGTATAACTTTACAGtataaaatcaattttactttttatccatttggtATAGCATTACCAATGAACTccttgtacttttgtgtctgtaCTGGTTTAACTGTACTTATtctagaatttttgtttttaagattgttATTTGTTTATAATGGATTAGTAATAAGTGCAAGAAAGTCTCAGTTGATGCTGTTTTTACAAATGACTTTATAATCaccttaatttataaaattattgacTCTATTAGAGGCAGTAGAATTGATATGTCACAGTCATTTGGTAAAATCAATTGATTAATTTTCATGTAAATccagataaaatatttcaataaagaaaaGGACAGACTTGTATTTGGAGGGTGATTTAAATTCAGCTCTGCCTGGAAATGTCTTCctaaatatctctctcagctgtgtcattctttaaataaattatgagatGGTTCTTAGATGAGAACACTGTATTAAGCAGACAGTTATAACTCAGGACAATTTAACTTTGCACTTTCTAAGAACATGGTTTGATTGTGTTTATTCCTCTTCCCTGTTGCTCCTTAAAAGATGGAATAGATTAATCAGGACAAAGAGAGGACTGATAGCATGAGACATAGTCTTCAGTAGTTGTGCATTTCAGTCCTAACTGGAAGGGGCTTTGAGAAATCATAGCACAAGCCAGCAAGCAGGTTGTGATTTCTTTGGCAGTCCCGTGGTATTTTGGCAACCTCCTGGTCTTAGTGCTCAACAGAGGTGAAGAACTGCTTGTCATGGGTTTCCTCAGTTCACCTTTCCCTCAGCCTTCTTCAGAGGTTCTATTGTCTAGCTAACATGAACTTTCTCTGGGTTGATAAAATAAATTCAGGAACATATAAAATGAGTCATGattataattattactattttattattttggactTATAATAGTAATAACATACTAATTGATGGCATGTTTAATGTTTCTGTGTTCTGGAATAAGTGAATAACTGATTGCTATTTAAGAGACCAAAACTCACATCttgtttccattttagttttgagAAAAACcagaattgagaaaataaaattttacagaattcatcatgaaaaaaaaaaaaaaaaaaagggagggattTCTTGTATAGAAGACTAACTTTTTGATGAAGATGAAGATCCAAGATGGCTGGAAAGGTGGAGGCTGGGCTCACTTTTTCCCAGAAAAAGAACTAGGGGACAGGCCAAAATTGCCTGCAATAATGGAACTGGGACTCTGGAGATTGGGGGAAGGGTTCTGCAAAACCCAAGAAAATGCAGAACAGAGAGGTGCAGAAGCTGTGATGAGGTCATGAGTAACTTCTTCAGACATTGCTCCTGAATCCTATCCCCCACCCTGAGGACAGAAAGAATCTGTTTCTCCAGCTTCTGTTTCTTTGCAACTCCAGACTGAATGGGCAGCAGAGGTCCATTCTACAAGGGACAAGATGGGATACGATCTACTGTGGTATGAGACCTTGGCCAAAAAATTGGATTTTTTGGGAACACTGGCAGCTTTAACCCACCCCACATGGCTGGCTAGGCCATCCTCTGGTGCCAATAGCTAAAAATAGCCTGCCTTCATAGGGCTGAGCAGTATAGTTATTGTTGAGCTCCATCTGCTTGCAGGGGAGGAAAGTTCACCCCCAGGGAGACATCTAAAATGCTTTTTGGGTGAAGTGGGACATATGATTGCAGACCAGGAAAGTGCACACTTGGGGAGCAGAATAAAGGACATTTAGGCATCTTACCAAATTTTTCCCTGGGACTCTGAGGAACTGGAACAAGCCTCCCTTGTGGCTCCCTGTCCCAGTTCTAGTTGGATAATACTGATGAAAGAAGTGACAAAGAAGAGCATTCACAAAAAaacaatcaacaacaaaagctTTGACAAGAGAGAATCTGGCCATCAAAGTAAAGTCAGCAAGTTAATACTATTCTCAGCCTGagcaaaaaattatgaaacacaTCAAGAGACAAGAAATGTcacccagtcaaagaaacaaatcaaaagtcagaggagacacaaaatcTGGAAGAATTAATCAAAGGtgttcaaacaagtctcctaaacaaattcaacaaggTGGCTAAAGAGATATAGGATATTAAGCAGACACTGggtgagcacaaagaagaatttgaaagcatgcaaagataaataaaagatgTTATGTGAAATAAAGGCACACtaagtgaaatttaaaatacactagtacacaacagcagatttgaagaggcagaagaaaggatcagtgagctagaagacagagcataTGAAGTCAAACAGACAGGAAAATACAttgagagaaaatgggaaaaattgagcagggtctcttGAAATTGATTGTGCATACAAAGTGTACAAAGTTTTACTTCATGGGtttcccaaaaggagaaaaatagggaaagggagCAGACGGAAAACTTGAccaaataatagctgaaaacttccatATGCTTATAAACGGCATTTACATCCAGGTCCAAGGAGAACaaccaaatgaaataaatatgaatagacctactccaagatgcaTAATAATctgaatgtcaaatgccaaaaagaaagagagaattctgtaagaagagaaaagcaattcattatgAGCAAGGGGTTCCCAATGACTAAGCAccaatttcacatcagaaaccatagtGGCAAGAAGACAATTGCATATATTCAAggtattgaaagaaaaatgttgcCAGCCAAGATTTCTCTATAccaaaaactgttcttcaaaaatgaggtagagtttaATATATTCAATACTAAGCAGTACCTGAGAGAGCTCACTAGTAAGAATGCTCTGCTATAAGAAATATTTAGATTATActttcaggctgaaaggaaaggacaggaaagaGACCCTTGAAGGAGAGTGTAAAAATTGAGATTATTGGTAAGTGTAATTAAAGGgtaaaaaaagaggcaaaataagGTGTGACACCTAAATGGCAAAGGATGAAATAGTGGAAGTAAGTACTACCATtacagcaataacattgaatgttaatggactaagctactcaaaagacacagaatggttgtatggattaaaaaatatgagccatctatATGCAGTGTACAAAAGGTTCACCTCAGACCCAAGCATACAATTTGGTTAAATGTGAAAGCTGGATAGATATTCCAGGCAACCCACACATAAAAAAACCTGGgtaggtatactaatatcagaaaaattgaactttaaatgcaaagtttTAATAAGAGAttaaaaggacactatatattaataaaaggggcaatccacaaagaagaaatagcaaccaTAAATATATGCATCTAAGGAGGGATAGACTAGCAAAACTGAAGTGAGTAATGGCTGGATCTACAATAGTTGTTTGAGACTACAATAAAACTTTCAGATCAATAGATAGAAagtctagacagaagatcaataaggaaatagagaagttgaataatttgataaatgaactagatccaACAGACCTATACAAAACAATGCACCGTAAgacatcaggatatacattcttctcaattgctcatggatcattatccagcatagactacatgttgggtcaaaCAACAGGTCTTAAGAAATTTGAAAAGATTATAATCATACAAAGctctttctctgatcataatggaatttaGCTGGAATTCAACAACAGGAAtaagactggaaaattcacaaatttatggaggttaaacaacacactcaaacaagTGTGTCAAAGAGGAATTTGCATGGGAAAACTGATAGCTCAAGATGAATCAAAACAAGAATATAAGAGAACAAAATGCATGGGATGTCATGAAGggagtgttgagagggaaatatataccctaaatgcctacataTAATAGGAAGAAATTGCTGAAAGCAAACACCTAATTACACTAGTTACCTGGCGGAAttggaaaaagaatagcaaatacctgattgtggtgataaatgtacaactttatgatgataccatgaacaactgattgtacactgtggataaatgtatggtatgtgaatataactctataaaattgtaggaaaatatatatataggagtaaaagtgttggagaaaacatggtgagagggatgatgcctcaccaatatggactaactacaatgtgtaaactcagaattgaatcttagaacatagcctaacgtggacacaataattgtaatagtccctagattgtaagttcttacagcagttaactctatccctgaattgtaaggcctgtctctaaactttgagatgctgatcccctagcgtataacctgattggtctctggaacaacgcatatctctgagacacctgaaactcagagctagagctcggcagatatggatgtcagtattagtgcatacagccactgtcaaaaaaaaaaaaagctgaaaaagagcccagacttcaattagtgatatgaatgaagcaggtctggttaagaccagggcaagccaggccaaagggtaaaggttgaaactgattgtgttttaaaacttcaactttcatatgagaccaagggaatagatatctatttggtacaggatctaaattttctaaatggtacaactctacagttgatatgttcaaacaccacaattgcatggaactttgaataggaagtgagatacggtaggttaatataggctggagtgaaatagtgacacatcctagagtaatttgggcagataataaaaaatatatttacagcctctccctccccagccctgaggatctgggggaaggtgcggatgtgttggacatcctcacctggactagtgttgatgttgtcacaaacattgggactggcggtttgatgtgctgagccctcgagcatgggacttgcccttatgaagctcattactgcaaaggagagtctaaagttgtatgtaatggtgcctaagagtctccccctgagtacctctttgttgctcacatgtggccctctctctctctaactgagccatctcgacaggtgaactcgctgccctcccccctacgtgggacccgactcccaggggtgtaaatctccctggcaacgcagagtatgactcccggggatgaatgtggacctggcatcgtgggactgagagtatcttcttgaccaaaagggggatgcaaaatgagacaaaatagtttcagtggctgagagattccaaatggagtcgagaggtcactctggtggacattcttatgcactatatagataacacctcttaggctttaatgtattggaatagctagaagtaaatacctgaaactaccaaactccaacccagcagtctggactcctgaagacaattatataataatgtagattacagggggtgacagtgtgattgtgaagaccttgtggatcacacccccttttatctagtgtatggatgagtggaggaatggggataaaaactaaaggacaaatggggtgggatggggggatgatttgggtgttcttttttcacttttattttttattcttgttctggttctttctgatgtaaggaaaatgttcagagatagattgtggtgatgaacacataactatgttattatactgtggacagtggattgtatatcatggatgattgtatggtgtgtgaatgtatttcaataaaactgaatttaattaaaaaaaaaaaaaagaatagcaaataccaaagaaaacagaaagaaaaaaataaagatttgagtaggaaaaaaaagaaattgagaacaaaaaacagtggagagaatgaacaaaaccaaaagttggctctttgaaaagaaaacaaaattgcaaAGCCctgagactgacaaaaaaagagaagatgcaaatagatGAAATCAGTAATTAGAAAGGAACATTACTAatgacccacagaaataaagggatcaaaataggatactatgaacaaactcTATGcaaacaaactagaaaacttagatgaaatagacagagttctagaaacacacaaactacactgacttcagaagaaatagaataaatcaaaccaATCACCAGAGGCTGAAACAGTCATCTAAAACTTCACAACAAAAAAAGCACAGGATCAGATGACTCCACAGGTGACTTCTATCAATTActacaagaagaattaaaaccaatcaTGCTAAAACACTTTCAGAAAACTGAAGGGGAGAAATcattacctaattcattctatgaagccaacatcaccctaataccaaaacaagaaaGATACTACAAGTAAAGACTATTACAGACCAAACTCTATAataaatatggatgcaaaaacaATCaccaaaatactttcaaatcaaatttAACTGCACATTAAAATAACCATACATCATaatcaagtgagttttattccaggtatacaaggtaAACAAAAGATaatcaatgcaatataccacattgaaaaatcaaaggagaagaacacatgatcatcttgattgatgcagaaaaggcatttggaaaGATCCATTATTGCTTATTGAAGAATACACTTCAAAATATAGGAAGAGATGGAAACTTTCTCATGTTTAAGGGTATGTATGTAGAACCCACAGGTACCATCATACtctatggtgaaagactgaaatatttcCCATTGAGGTTGGGAACAATAAAAAGATGCCCaatatcaccactgttattcagcattataAGAGATATTCTAAcaagagcaatttggcaagaaaaagaaataaaaggcatacaaatcagaaaaaaagaagtaacactttcactatttgtaggtGACATGATTCTATGTATAAAAAATTCCCCAAAAAATCTAGACCAATGCTCCTAGACTTCATAAACAACTTCAGAAATTGGCAGtatacaagattaacacacaaaattcagtagtgtttctatatactagtaaaagcaatatgagaaggaaatcaagaaaaaagttccatttacagtagcaattAAAAGGAATACCTACAAATATACTTAAGcagggatgtaaaggacctgtattcagaaaactataaagcactggtataagaattcaaagaaggcctaaataaatggaaagacatttcatggtcatggattggaagaataaatgttgttaagatgccaatcctGTCCAacttgatttacagattcaacataatgccaataaaaattctgaaagcctGCTTTTCAGAACTGGCAAAGccaatttctaaatttatttggaagggtaacaGGCCCCAAATAACCAGAaacatctcaaaaaagaaaaatgaagttagaggactctcacttcttaaatttaaatcatattacaaagttacagtgataaatacagcatggtattggcctaaagatagacatgttgaccaatgcaatcaaattgagagtttagaaatagaccttcagatctatgttcaattgatttttgacaaggctgccaagtgcACCTAACTGGAgggaacagtctcttcaacaaatggtgctgaaagaactggatatccctatccaaaataatgaaggaagaaCTTTGTCTTacatcttatataaaaattaactgaaagtggatcTGGGACCAAAGTATAAAAATgagaaccataaaactcccagaagaaaatgtagagaagcatctacAAGgccttgtggtaggaggtggtttcttggACCTTAtatctaaagcacaagcaatgaagtAAACTAGATAAAAGGATCCGCCTCAAAATTCAATagtttgtgcttcaaaggactttgacaAGAGGTTGATAAGGCTGCCTatgtaatgggagaaaatattttgaaaccacatatctgataaggatttaaatCCAGGATATGAAAGAAAcccaacaactcaacaataaaattttaagaatggacaaaagacatgaatagacattttttccaataGTATGCACCACTAAACAAACAGAatatgacaagtgctggagatatgtggagaaatcagaacacttactcactgctggtggaaatgtaaaatggtccatcccctgtggaaaacagtatggtggttcctcaggtagctaagtatagaactgccatgtgATGTGGCAACCCCACTGCTAGGGATattctcagaagaactgaaagcagggacgtgaacagacatttgcacaccaatgctcacagCAACAGTATTCACAGttcccaaaagatggaaacaacccaggtgtccattgactgaggaatggataaacaaaatgtgttatatacatacaatggaatagtatgagatgtaagaagaaatgaagtcatgatgcatgtgactacatggatgaaccctgaggacatgatgttgagcgaaataagttagacacaaaaagacaaatactgtatgacctcactaatatgaacaaaataTAACCAGCAAATTCATGGTGTTACTATCTAGAACATAGGCACCCAGAAGATAGATGAGGGCACAGAGGGGCATAATTATGTTTAATTAGTACAGAATATATAATAAGATTTgttgtaaacatttggaaatggatgtacATGATGGGAAAACATCATACTGAATGTAACTAGCAGTGATAATATGAAGGTGGGATtctagttgaaaggggaagtttaggttCCTGTATATCActggaaggaaagccagaggatgaaataTTGGACTGTATGTCACAGTGGACCCTCTTCAGGCTGAAAATgctctagaattgattgtggtgatgcatgtacaactctgtgaatatactagatgTCATTGATGGAttagatgattgtgtggtatgtgaatttatctcaatataactgctttaataaaaagataatggTAACCCCAATTGcccgtcaacagatgaatggataaacaaaatgtggtatatccatgtgttagaatatcattcagcaataaaggaatgaatttctgatacctGCTATATAATATAGTTGAATCTGAAAacattatgatgagtgaaataaactgGACACACAAGGACACACACTGTATGTTttccacatatatgaaatattcagagtgaacaaatccataaagacagaaaaatatttagagGTTTCCAGAAGCTGGGAGTGATGGTGAtttggagagttattgcttaataggtacagtgTTTCGTTTTGGGGTGTtgaaaaatttttggtaatggtggGGTTGATGGCAGCAACATCATGAATTTAATTAATAACattgagttgtacacttaaaatggttaaggtggaaaattttatgttctatgtatgttattacaatacatgtttttaaaattacaatcaATAATACAGTTCTCAACAAAACAAAGATATGCTGTTCAATTTGGGACATTCAAATTAGCCAGAAGTAGCATGTCTTTTGAATTTAATAGGATAGAAGAGAAGCCAATATGTATGAATTCAGGAATATTTGAAGATGTTAAATTGTTATAGTGTAATTTGCAAAATTACATAATCCAACTTCCTAGTAAGGGGGCAATTCCATCTTTTATATATGATGGGAAATGAGAGAATGCTTGATATTCAGAAGGCATGAAGAAAATGTTAAGTATTTATGGAGTATGAAAGAATGGTATAACTATCAAGATAGATTAGGATTACCAGATATATTTGAAAACCACTAGGGGTTATGACTCTGTGTTCAGATGAGGACCAAAGTTCCTAGCCATGTGCTGTGTCAGACAGTCATGTAAAAATTCAAGTATTGGAGTCAGCACTATTGGGGTTTCATCAGTGGATGTGGTAAATTGTCATGGGATCATAAGAAAAAATGGTTGGTCTTGGTAAGTATATGTTGATACCAGTAACTGGATTAAATAGgctgttaaaaatgaggaggattGAGGCTGAGGTTTGGCAAGGGGGCATCAGTGGTGCTGGAAGTTCCCAGGGTAGAAAAATAATCTGGTCATGGAAAGTATTTGTTTCCCACAAACTTAAAGGACATGAGGCTGTGCTCACAGGCTGGGACCTCATGTGATTGACATGAAAGGGGACTTTCCAGCCAAAACCTAGGGTAGTGGGTAACTCTCAAAGAATATGAAACTTGACAGACAAGTGGAGCAAATTCACATTTTTGCTGTGTCATTAATTTCCTGACCATGTAATTTTCTCATATTTCTAAAGTTTTCTGAGCCTCTAAGtatatcatttattaaattaGTAAAAAAATCATAATCAGAAAGATTATGGTGTTAAATAAGTCAATATATGTAAATCTTCAAGAACAGAATCACATTTAATACAAGTTTATTTTTCTAGGACTCAGACACAAATGGATGAGTTAATCCTGCTTCTGTTAATAACATATTATCATTACTTGATGATATACATTTAATTATTAATGGTGATTTATGGAATACTTACAGTTTATAGATGATTagctctttcacacacacacacacacacacacacacacacaaacacctacACACACCTATGCAGAGGGAATGAGCAAAAGAAACACAGGGATGTTGCCACTAATGATGGTGAAGAGCACAAGATTTCAGCACTTTTCTAAAATATCAGACAGATCAACCAGATGTCCTGCTAGACACTTTCATTTTATAATCTCTGAACCTCTCTAACTTATGAGGATTGTAGGACATGACAGAAAATGTGggaactcatttatttctgctgcatTCTGAAGCAGAGCATaacaaaaatttgttttcttcattagaGTTGATGTGgttttacagaagaatcatgcataaagtatagaattcccatataccattgaATTTGTGTGGGACATTTGTCAAAATTGATAGCAcatctttataattttactataactatagtccatggtttaacttagagttcattgTGCAGTGTACATCAtagattttttttgaaattatgtcaccatatacaaaatctaacttttccccttttagtcacattcagatatattcagTGGTATtatttatgttcacaatgttgtgctaccatcaccagcataCACTACTGAAaaattttcatcatttcaaaTAAGAATCTTGTATATTTTATGCCTTAACTTCCTTTTCCTATATCCACACCATCACTTCCTAAACTACCATCTAGATTATgactttgaatttgcttattctaNNNNNNNNNNNNNNNNNNNNNNNNNNNNNNNNNNNNNNNNNNNNNNNNNNNNNNNNNNNNNNNNNNNNNNNNNNNNNNNNNNNNNNNNNNNNNNNNNNNNaagtctgtgggcacaggaagtatgattttatttcagggcacacatagaaacttt is a genomic window of Choloepus didactylus isolate mChoDid1 chromosome 17, mChoDid1.pri, whole genome shotgun sequence containing:
- the LOC119512860 gene encoding protein FAM204A-like, with the translated sequence MWSGLLPPGLNESDVESNSEDEAIVENSGFNLQEDKEYQATRKLEILEFPTNGPKTETEANVNAYEECPSGISLNMWNKFQELHKKHSEQENSASRFRRKKRKHSRKDKLNNGETSHSEHLPNEIQWKELTQYFGVNERFDPPVKKKKIEKSGLEKSIDQAVEEWNIEKAEELSNQLATRELGVKIAKAVACHNFVKAKKAAENSQVVQKKKKLAWGFEAKKRWETKNNMEYM